A genomic segment from Propioniciclava sp. MC1595 encodes:
- a CDS encoding IS3 family transposase (programmed frameshift), whose protein sequence is MPKPHPREFRDDVVAVARKGEAPIAQIAKDFGISESCLRNWLHRADVEDGVRSGTTEADAKELRDAKRRIRLLEQENEVLRRAAAYLSQANLPKMMYPLVKELAAGGIPVTVTCRVLKLARQPYYRWLAHPISDSELAEAYLANAHHDDPEFGYRLLADEARAAGHTGCDRTVWRICADNGWWSAFGKKRGRNGKKPGPPAHDDLVKRDFTATGPNQLWLTDITEHWTDEGKLYECAIKDVWSNRIVGYSISDRMKSKIAVDALNMAVARRGSVAGCIVHSDRGSQFRSRKFLAALRRHQLKGSMGQVASAGDNAAMESFFALLQKNVLNRQRWHTRHDLRIAIVTWTERTYHRRRRQQRLGRLTPIEFETIMTTPALQAA, encoded by the exons ATGCCGAAACCCCACCCAAGAGAGTTCCGCGACGACGTCGTGGCCGTGGCCCGCAAGGGCGAGGCGCCGATCGCCCAGATCGCGAAGGACTTCGGGATCAGCGAGTCTTGTCTGCGGAACTGGCTGCACCGGGCCGATGTCGAAGACGGCGTCCGGTCCGGGACCACCGAGGCCGACGCCAAGGAACTCCGCGACGCGAAGCGCCGGATCCGGCTGCTAGAGCAGGAGAACGAGGTCCTGCGTCGAGCGGCGGCGTACCTGTCGCAGGCCAACCTGCCG AAAATGATGTACCCGCTCGTCAAAGAGCTGGCCGCCGGCGGGATCCCCGTCACGGTCACGTGCCGGGTCTTGAAGCTCGCCCGCCAGCCCTACTACCGCTGGCTCGCCCACCCCATCAGCGACTCCGAACTCGCCGAGGCCTACCTGGCCAACGCCCACCACGATGATCCGGAGTTCGGCTACCGACTCCTGGCCGATGAGGCGCGCGCTGCCGGCCACACCGGGTGTGACCGAACAGTGTGGCGGATCTGTGCGGACAACGGCTGGTGGAGCGCGTTCGGCAAGAAACGTGGCCGCAACGGCAAGAAGCCCGGCCCGCCGGCCCACGACGACCTGGTGAAGCGGGACTTCACCGCGACCGGGCCGAACCAGCTGTGGCTGACCGACATCACCGAGCACTGGACCGATGAGGGCAAGTTGTACGAGTGCGCGATCAAGGACGTGTGGTCCAACCGGATCGTCGGCTACTCCATCAGTGACCGGATGAAGTCCAAGATCGCCGTCGACGCGCTCAACATGGCCGTCGCACGCCGCGGGAGCGTGGCCGGCTGCATCGTGCACAGCGATCGAGGCAGCCAATTTCGTTCCAGGAAGTTCTTGGCCGCGCTCCGCCGTCACCAGCTGAAAGGGTCGATGGGCCAAGTCGCCTCCGCCGGCGACAACGCCGCCATGGAATCCTTCTTCGCCCTGCTCCAGAAGAACGTCTTGAACCGGCAACGCTGGCACACCCGCCACGACCTCCGGATCGCCATCGTCACCTGGACCGAACGCACCTACCACCGCCGCCGACGCCAGCAACGCCTCGGCCGATTGACCCCCATCGAGTTCGAGACCATCATGACCACACCGGCCCTCCAGGCCGCCTAA
- a CDS encoding ATP-binding protein — MDGTLDELFPHLAAIALEGAKGVGKTATATQRVATVLSLTNPNERTAVSSHLDLVTDVPGPVLIDEWQLEPDVWDRVRRAVDDDPAGGRFLLAGSAGVAPGARVHSGAGRIVSLTMRPLAFSERGLAEPSVSLRDMLAGVRPAITGTSPIDLPGYTDEILRSGFPGIRDLPERARQVQLDSYLTRIVERELPDSGVNVRRPAALRAWLAAYAAATATDAAFATILAAATPGEGDKPARQTADIYRQHLQRIFLLDPIEAWTPAFAPLKRLTHSPKHHLVDPALAARLVGVGKTGLLRGQGNRVHAATGTWLGALFESLAAQSVRVYAEAAEAHIGHLRTKNTDHEIDLIVETADRSTLAIEVKLTDTIRPADVEHLNWLSGQLGDRLVDRMIIYTGRHAYRRPDGIAVVPLALLGP, encoded by the coding sequence GTGGACGGGACCCTCGACGAACTCTTCCCTCACCTGGCGGCGATCGCCCTCGAGGGCGCCAAAGGGGTGGGCAAGACCGCGACCGCCACCCAGCGGGTGGCCACGGTGTTGTCGCTGACCAACCCCAACGAGCGAACGGCCGTGTCCAGCCATCTGGACCTGGTCACCGACGTTCCCGGCCCGGTCCTGATCGACGAGTGGCAACTCGAACCCGACGTGTGGGATCGAGTGCGGCGGGCAGTCGACGACGACCCCGCCGGAGGCCGGTTCCTGCTGGCCGGGTCGGCGGGAGTGGCGCCGGGGGCGCGGGTGCACTCGGGTGCGGGCCGGATCGTGAGCCTGACGATGCGGCCGCTGGCGTTCAGCGAGCGGGGCTTGGCCGAACCGTCCGTATCGCTTCGGGACATGCTCGCCGGCGTCCGGCCCGCGATCACCGGGACCTCCCCCATCGACCTGCCCGGCTACACCGACGAAATCCTCCGCTCGGGGTTCCCCGGGATCCGTGACCTGCCCGAACGGGCCCGACAGGTCCAACTCGACAGCTACCTCACCCGCATCGTCGAGCGAGAACTGCCCGACAGCGGGGTGAACGTGCGGCGTCCCGCAGCGCTCCGAGCGTGGCTGGCCGCGTATGCTGCGGCGACCGCGACCGACGCCGCCTTCGCCACGATCCTGGCCGCCGCCACACCAGGCGAGGGCGACAAACCGGCCCGGCAGACCGCCGACATCTACCGCCAGCACCTACAACGGATCTTCCTTCTCGACCCCATCGAGGCCTGGACGCCGGCGTTCGCCCCCCTGAAGCGACTCACCCACTCCCCCAAACACCACCTCGTGGACCCCGCCCTGGCCGCCCGCCTCGTCGGCGTCGGCAAGACAGGACTCCTCCGAGGACAAGGAAACCGCGTCCACGCAGCCACCGGCACCTGGCTCGGGGCACTGTTCGAGTCACTGGCCGCCCAATCGGTTCGCGTCTACGCCGAAGCAGCCGAAGCCCACATCGGACACCTACGCACCAAGAACACCGACCACGAAATCGACCTCATCGTCGAAACGGCCGACCGCTCCACCCTCGCGATCGAGGTCAAACTCACCGACACCATCAGACCCGCCGACGTCGAACACCTCAACTGGCTCAGCGGACAACTCGGCGACCGCCTCGTCGACCGCATGATCATCTACACCGGCCGACACGCCTACCGCCGCCCCGACGGCATCGCCGTCGTCCCGCTCGCACTCCTCGGACCCTGA
- a CDS encoding glycoside hydrolase family 13 protein, translated as MTPQSAQTTPATTQPWWREAVFYQVYPRSFGDTTGDGVGDLAGITARLDHVASLGVDALWLSPFYPSPQVDAGYDVADYCDVDPMFGTLDDLDTLVAAAHARDLRVTIDLVPNHCSDQHPWFQAALAAGPGSPERELFHFVDGRGERGELPPNNWRSAFGGPSWTRVTEPDGTPGQWYYHLFAPEQPDFNWGRPEVLAEFERILRFWLDRGIDGFRIDVSDALIKDTAWEDTPDGNPLIPKDDASGVHEIYRAFRAVMDSYDGDRMAVIETGAPDDVVALFLRPDEMHLAFNFRFVKAGWDAAAIRAAVDDSLAAYGAVGAPTTWVTDNHDTTRSVTRYGADVRLEGEYVPGSTAELPLDDAALARGTRRARAMAVLLLGLPGAAYVYAGQELGLPEVVDLPAEVLQDPIVARSGGTSRGRDGCRVPLPWAGSRPPFGFAPDGTTTWLPQPEDWASLTAESQADDDASMLALYRALGTLRRAEPALRGGDVEWLEQTATRLVLRRTPAAGVGGRALTLVVNLGEEAAPLPDGELLLATAPLVGGMLAGESAGVLA; from the coding sequence GTGACCCCGCAGAGCGCCCAGACCACGCCCGCCACGACCCAGCCCTGGTGGCGAGAGGCCGTCTTCTACCAGGTGTACCCGCGGTCCTTCGGGGACACGACGGGCGACGGTGTCGGCGACCTCGCCGGCATCACCGCCCGCCTCGACCACGTCGCCTCGCTCGGTGTCGACGCCCTCTGGCTCTCGCCCTTCTACCCGTCGCCGCAAGTCGACGCGGGTTACGACGTCGCCGACTACTGCGACGTCGACCCCATGTTCGGCACGCTCGACGACCTCGACACGCTCGTCGCGGCCGCGCACGCGCGCGACCTGCGCGTGACGATCGACCTCGTCCCCAACCACTGCTCCGACCAGCACCCCTGGTTCCAGGCCGCGCTCGCGGCCGGCCCCGGCAGCCCCGAGCGGGAGCTCTTCCACTTCGTCGACGGACGCGGTGAGCGCGGCGAGCTCCCCCCGAACAACTGGCGTTCCGCGTTCGGCGGACCGTCGTGGACGCGCGTCACCGAGCCCGACGGCACGCCGGGCCAGTGGTACTACCACCTCTTCGCGCCCGAGCAACCCGACTTCAACTGGGGTCGCCCCGAAGTCCTCGCCGAGTTCGAGCGCATCCTCCGCTTCTGGCTCGACCGCGGTATCGACGGCTTCCGCATCGACGTGTCCGACGCGCTCATCAAGGACACGGCGTGGGAGGACACGCCTGACGGCAACCCGCTCATCCCCAAGGACGACGCGAGCGGAGTCCACGAGATCTACCGGGCGTTCCGCGCCGTCATGGACTCCTACGACGGCGACCGCATGGCCGTTATCGAGACGGGGGCGCCCGACGATGTCGTCGCGCTCTTCCTCCGGCCCGACGAGATGCACCTCGCGTTCAACTTCCGCTTCGTCAAGGCGGGTTGGGACGCGGCCGCGATCCGCGCGGCGGTCGACGACTCGCTCGCGGCGTACGGCGCGGTGGGTGCGCCGACGACGTGGGTGACGGACAACCACGACACGACGCGCTCGGTGACGCGCTACGGCGCGGACGTGCGGCTCGAGGGCGAGTACGTGCCGGGCTCGACGGCCGAGCTCCCGCTCGACGACGCCGCGCTCGCTCGCGGCACGCGCCGCGCTCGCGCGATGGCGGTGCTCCTGCTCGGGCTGCCGGGCGCGGCCTACGTGTATGCGGGGCAGGAACTTGGGCTCCCGGAGGTCGTCGACCTCCCTGCCGAGGTCCTCCAGGACCCGATCGTCGCGCGCTCGGGCGGCACGTCGCGCGGGCGCGACGGCTGCCGCGTGCCGCTGCCGTGGGCGGGCTCGCGGCCGCCGTTCGGCTTCGCGCCCGACGGCACGACGACGTGGCTGCCGCAGCCGGAGGACTGGGCGTCGCTGACGGCGGAGTCCCAGGCCGACGACGACGCCTCGATGCTCGCGCTCTACCGGGCGCTCGGCACGCTCCGGCGTGCCGAGCCCGCGCTGCGGGGCGGTGACGTCGAGTGGCTCGAGCAGACGGCGACGCGCCTCGTGCTGCGCCGGACCCCTGCCGCGGGCGTCGGGGGCCGGGCGCTCACGCTCGTCGTCAACCTCGGTGAGGAGGCGGCGCCGCTGCCCGACGGTGAGCTGCTCCTCGCGACTGCGCCGCTCGTCGGGGGGATGCTCGCGGGCGAGTCTGCGGGTGTCCTCGCCTGA
- a CDS encoding zinc-binding dehydrogenase, protein MDFSKPHPLTGATLPQILGHEFAGTVAEVGEGVTGVEVGDKAAVWGVYSCGECRACKLGLPNACEKISFHGVYSHGGGMAEYTTVTADRLHKLPDNVDLKMGALVEPMAVAWHAVKVSEAQPGATALVVGAGPIGIGTYFALRANGIDKVIVSEPSAERRAAIQAVGATHVVDPLAEDLAAVIAEVAGPQGLDFAYDAAGNGPAFVQAVALLGARGLMTVVALHEKAVEFNPTLLVMGERRICATLGYLQEEYDEVIAAMAEGKYDFTGWVETTDLAGVADAMERLRAGKAMKILVEAV, encoded by the coding sequence ATGGACTTCTCGAAGCCCCACCCGTTGACCGGCGCGACGCTCCCCCAGATCCTGGGCCACGAGTTCGCCGGGACGGTCGCCGAAGTGGGCGAGGGCGTCACCGGCGTCGAGGTCGGCGACAAGGCCGCGGTGTGGGGCGTCTACTCCTGCGGTGAGTGCCGCGCCTGCAAGCTCGGGTTGCCGAACGCGTGCGAGAAGATCTCGTTCCACGGCGTCTACTCCCACGGTGGGGGCATGGCCGAGTACACGACGGTCACGGCCGACCGCTTGCACAAGCTCCCCGACAACGTCGACCTGAAGATGGGTGCACTCGTCGAGCCGATGGCCGTGGCCTGGCACGCGGTGAAGGTGTCCGAGGCGCAGCCGGGCGCGACCGCCCTGGTCGTGGGCGCGGGACCCATCGGCATCGGCACCTACTTCGCCCTGCGCGCGAACGGCATCGACAAGGTGATCGTGTCGGAGCCCTCGGCCGAGCGCCGTGCAGCGATCCAGGCGGTGGGGGCGACGCACGTCGTCGACCCGTTGGCCGAGGACCTGGCCGCGGTCATCGCCGAGGTCGCCGGGCCGCAGGGCCTCGACTTCGCCTACGACGCCGCCGGCAACGGCCCCGCCTTCGTGCAGGCCGTGGCGCTGCTCGGTGCGCGCGGGCTCATGACCGTGGTGGCGTTGCACGAGAAGGCGGTGGAGTTCAACCCGACCCTGCTCGTGATGGGCGAGCGGCGCATCTGCGCGACACTGGGCTACCTGCAGGAGGAGTACGACGAGGTCATCGCCGCGATGGCCGAGGGCAAGTACGACTTCACCGGCTGGGTCGAGACCACCGACCTCGCCGGCGTCGCCGATGCCATGGAACGGCTGCGTGCGGGCAAGGCCATGAAGATCCTGGTCGAAGCCGTGTGA
- a CDS encoding aldo/keto reductase has translation MDRRRMERLGLDTSVIGMGCWQIGGSWGEVPESDALATLHAAADAGVTFFDTADVYGNGRSEQLVGRFRRERPAGSVFVATKMGRRADPHVAGAYTLDYFRAWNDRSRANLGMDTLDLVQLHCPPSPVFTTQATYDALDTMVAEGRMRAYGVSVERCDEALAAIERPNVASVQIILNAFRLKPLEEVLPAAVAAGVGIIARVPLASGLLSGRYTADTEFAVDDHRSYNREGASFDKGETFSGVPYDVGIAAAQEFAGLVPEGVTPAQFALRWIVDTPGVSIVIPGARNAEQARANAAAGSLPPLSASQRDAVAALYDRRIREHVHASW, from the coding sequence ATGGACAGGCGACGCATGGAACGGTTGGGCCTCGACACCTCGGTCATCGGCATGGGCTGCTGGCAGATCGGGGGCAGCTGGGGTGAGGTCCCCGAGTCGGACGCCCTGGCCACCCTCCACGCCGCCGCGGACGCCGGCGTCACTTTCTTCGACACCGCCGACGTGTACGGCAACGGCCGCAGCGAGCAGCTGGTCGGCCGGTTCCGTCGTGAGCGTCCGGCCGGGTCGGTGTTCGTGGCCACGAAGATGGGACGCCGCGCCGACCCCCACGTGGCGGGCGCGTACACCCTCGACTACTTCCGCGCCTGGAACGACCGGAGCCGTGCCAACCTGGGGATGGACACCCTCGACCTGGTGCAGCTGCACTGCCCGCCGTCACCGGTGTTCACGACCCAGGCGACCTACGACGCGCTCGACACGATGGTGGCCGAGGGCCGGATGCGCGCCTACGGCGTCAGCGTCGAGCGGTGCGACGAGGCGTTGGCCGCCATCGAGCGACCCAACGTCGCCAGCGTGCAGATCATCCTCAACGCGTTCCGGCTGAAGCCGCTCGAGGAGGTCCTCCCGGCCGCCGTCGCCGCGGGCGTGGGGATCATCGCCCGCGTCCCCCTCGCGAGCGGCCTGCTGTCGGGGCGCTACACCGCGGACACGGAGTTCGCTGTCGACGACCACCGCTCATACAACCGGGAGGGCGCCTCGTTCGACAAGGGCGAGACGTTCTCGGGGGTGCCCTACGACGTCGGCATCGCTGCGGCGCAGGAGTTCGCCGGCCTGGTGCCCGAGGGCGTGACGCCTGCGCAGTTCGCCCTGCGCTGGATCGTCGACACCCCCGGGGTCAGCATCGTCATCCCGGGTGCGCGCAACGCCGAGCAGGCGAGGGCCAACGCTGCCGCCGGCTCGCTGCCCCCGTTGTCGGCCTCCCAGCGGGACGCCGTGGCCGCGCTGTACGACCGACGCATCCGGGAGCACGTGCACGCGTCCTGGTGA